In Deltaproteobacteria bacterium, the DNA window CACCGCTTTCTTATGTTTGGCCGCGGCTTCAACCGTCCTTTTAATGGCCTCCTGGACCTTGGGATGGTTTTTCTTGGTCGAGCGAAAACCGAGGGACAAACTATAATCCGAGGGGCCGAAAAGGCAGTAGTCCAGCCCCTCGATGGCAAAGATCTTATCCAAATCGGAGACCACCTGCTCGTTCTCCACCATGATTCCCACCATCAACTGGGTGTCGCTCCAGTCCGCAAAGTTCTCGCCCCCTCGGGTTCCCCACCCTCCGGCAAAAGAAAAGCTGCTCATTCCCCGGTGGCCTCTGGGTGCGAATTTCGAGGCCTTGACCACGGCCAGAGCTTCTTCGTAGTTGGCAATGTCCGAAACCAGGATCGCCCCCGCCCCCGCCTGGAAGGCCTTGGAGACAAGGTAGGGGTCTCCTTTTTCCACCCGGATCATGGGGGTGATCCCGGCCAGCGCCGCTGCCCTCATCATATTCTCCATCCCCTCGTCCCTCCGCCAGGAATACTCATTGTCGATCCGGCAGAAGTCCAAGCCACTGTAGCCGGCGACCTCCACCGCGGCTGCGCTGTAGGAGTCAAGGCAGGTTCCCACGGCGATTTTTCCCTCTTCCAGGACTTTTCTAAACCTATTCACTCTTTCCATTTTTCTCCTCCTTTATTAATGTA includes these proteins:
- a CDS encoding aldolase/citrate lyase family protein — protein: MERVNRFRKVLEEGKIAVGTCLDSYSAAAVEVAGYSGLDFCRIDNEYSWRRDEGMENMMRAAALAGITPMIRVEKGDPYLVSKAFQAGAGAILVSDIANYEEALAVVKASKFAPRGHRGMSSFSFAGGWGTRGGENFADWSDTQLMVGIMVENEQVVSDLDKIFAIEGLDYCLFGPSDYSLSLGFRSTKKNHPKVQEAIKRTVEAAAKHKKAVGIGIGQPWEEEAKKYIDMGCRFIEIGHELGILNSVWSSAGSGIRALKR